The Plectropomus leopardus isolate mb unplaced genomic scaffold, YSFRI_Pleo_2.0 unplaced_scaffold4409, whole genome shotgun sequence region acaaaataagaataaaaagaaaaatgagaataagAAGTGaataagatttaaaataaaaatagaagcTATGCAAGAGCCGTTAAATGCAAAGTACCTCACAGTACAAAAACTCaatcagttaaaaataatatttgagtTTTCCAGTTTGAGAACCAAACTCAGGCTCTGTTCTgttctctgattggctgctgatCTCCTCTGATCAAACCTGTGAACtgatgtcaaaaacattgtgtACAGAAGTAAAATAAGTAgatctgtgacatcatcagcgtGTCGATGCTCGCCGTCTCTGCTTTTCCCTTCAGGAGATCGTGGAGTTACCAGATTACAACAAAATCACCTTTAAGGAGAATCCGGCGATCCCATTGGAGGAGATTGTCCCCGACACGTCCCCGCAGGCCGTCGACCTGCTCTACAAGTTCCTGGTTTATCCGTCCAAACAGCGCTGCTCCGCCGCACAGGTACGAGACAGGAAGTGGACTCAGATGGTGGCGTTCCTCAGGGTTCAACCCGAGATCCTCTGGTCTTTCCTGTCTGCAGAGTCACTgaataacaatatttcaaaaattattaaatatcaattGAAATAATTAACTGATCAGAACAGCTGCT contains the following coding sequences:
- the LOC121939270 gene encoding cyclin-dependent kinase 20-like; the protein is RVDARRLCFSLQEIVELPDYNKITFKENPAIPLEEIVPDTSPQAVDLLYKFLVYPSKQRCSAAQALLHPYFFSSPLPAHHSELPIPQRGGRPPRQRLQAPPTDFSVDLPLQNSVVDPALLRGHASCL